A region of Thermodesulfobacteriota bacterium DNA encodes the following proteins:
- a CDS encoding transposase, with translation MAVEAGIQARGRIHLTLAPAAHRTMRVEHEYERNGAFAYLAAWDVKRAKVFGRCEQTTGIDPFRRLVMQVMDQEPYCSARRVFWVMDNGSSHRGDACRRRLQDEWPNIIVIHTPVHASWLNQVEIFFSVLQRKVLQPNNFATIEQGQEQVLAFERYYEEVARPFEWKFTRRDLDGLLERLAEKERQLVA, from the coding sequence CTGGCCGTCGAAGCGGGCATTCAGGCCCGAGGACGGATCCACCTGACGTTAGCCCCGGCAGCGCACCGTACGATGCGAGTCGAGCACGAGTACGAGCGAAACGGCGCCTTTGCGTATCTCGCGGCATGGGACGTCAAAAGGGCCAAGGTCTTCGGCCGGTGCGAGCAGACGACTGGCATCGATCCGTTTCGCCGGCTCGTGATGCAAGTCATGGACCAAGAGCCCTACTGCTCGGCGCGCCGGGTCTTCTGGGTCATGGACAACGGCTCCTCGCACCGCGGCGACGCCTGCCGACGTCGACTCCAAGACGAATGGCCGAACATCATCGTCATCCACACGCCCGTTCATGCGAGCTGGCTCAACCAGGTAGAGATCTTCTTCTCAGTCCTGCAGAGGAAAGTGCTCCAACCGAACAACTTCGCGACCATCGAGCAAGGACAGGAGCAAGTGCTGGCCTTCGAGAGGTACTATGAGGAGGTGGCGAGGCCGTTCGAGTGGAAGTTCACCCGACGAGACCTCGATGGCCTGCTCGAGAGGCTTGCCGAGAAGGAGCGCCAGCTGGTGGCGTAG